A genomic segment from Juglans regia cultivar Chandler chromosome 14, Walnut 2.0, whole genome shotgun sequence encodes:
- the LOC108994636 gene encoding ankyrin repeat-containing protein P16F5.05c isoform X2 translates to MGVEANSAEQTPTETTPEHVDALLEAARYDDLDDLVSLASVGVPLDSRDSLGRTALHMAAANGHLNIIEYLIGRGVDLNAFNEEKNTPLHWACLNGHLEVVKKLILAGANVSVLNSYEKTPMDEAASRGNMDIIDAINEAVAQVELTGIRVS, encoded by the exons ATGGGAGTGGAGGCTAATTCAGCAGAGCAGACACCTACAGAGACGACGCCAGAACATGTAGACGCCTTGCTTGAA GCTGCTAGATATGATGATCTCGACGACCTCGTTAGTTTAGCGTCTGTTGGTGTTCCCCTTGATTCCAGGGACTCGCTCGGCCGAACAG CACTTCATATGGCTGCAGCTAATGGACATCTTAACATCATAGAATATCTTATTGGCAGAGGAGTG GATCTTAATGCTTTTAATGAGGAGAAGAATACACCTCTTCATTGGGCTTGCCTAAATGGGCATCTTGAG GTGGTTAAGAAACTGATATTGGCAGGAGCAAATGTGAGTGTATTAAACAG CTATGAGAAGACTCCAATGGATGAGGCCGCAAGTAGGGGTAATATGGACATCATTGATGCTATTAATGAAGCAGTGGCACAAGTTGAACTTACTGGTATCAGGGTTTCCTAA
- the LOC108994636 gene encoding ankyrin repeat-containing protein P16F5.05c isoform X1: MGVEANSAEQTPTETTPEHVDALLEAARYDDLDDLVSLASVGVPLDSRDSLGRTALHMAAANGHLNIIEYLIGRGVLYECLGLLSEQDLNAFNEEKNTPLHWACLNGHLEVVKKLILAGANVSVLNSYEKTPMDEAASRGNMDIIDAINEAVAQVELTGIRVS; the protein is encoded by the exons ATGGGAGTGGAGGCTAATTCAGCAGAGCAGACACCTACAGAGACGACGCCAGAACATGTAGACGCCTTGCTTGAA GCTGCTAGATATGATGATCTCGACGACCTCGTTAGTTTAGCGTCTGTTGGTGTTCCCCTTGATTCCAGGGACTCGCTCGGCCGAACAG CACTTCATATGGCTGCAGCTAATGGACATCTTAACATCATAGAATATCTTATTGGCAGAGGAGTG CTATATGAATGCTTGGGACTTTTGTCTGAGCAGGATCTTAATGCTTTTAATGAGGAGAAGAATACACCTCTTCATTGGGCTTGCCTAAATGGGCATCTTGAG GTGGTTAAGAAACTGATATTGGCAGGAGCAAATGTGAGTGTATTAAACAG CTATGAGAAGACTCCAATGGATGAGGCCGCAAGTAGGGGTAATATGGACATCATTGATGCTATTAATGAAGCAGTGGCACAAGTTGAACTTACTGGTATCAGGGTTTCCTAA